In Alteribacillus bidgolensis, a genomic segment contains:
- a CDS encoding Hsp20/alpha crystallin family protein, whose translation MGSNNDKLPKSFYESAFYDLMKHMESFVDESFQHFHSLFNRQMFEIEVYETESDILMESSLPDCERDQIQLEIIGNHLRISVDDSAMLEEKNDQSISQKKEQSFKRMERLIPLPLPISEKDVTD comes from the coding sequence GTGGGGTCAAATAACGACAAACTACCAAAGTCTTTTTATGAATCTGCATTCTATGATTTGATGAAGCATATGGAATCTTTCGTTGATGAATCTTTTCAACACTTCCACTCTTTGTTTAATAGACAAATGTTTGAGATAGAGGTATATGAGACGGAATCTGATATATTGATGGAATCTTCGCTGCCTGATTGCGAGCGTGACCAAATCCAACTAGAAATCATCGGTAACCATTTAAGGATTTCCGTGGACGACTCTGCCATGTTAGAAGAAAAAAACGATCAAAGTATATCCCAGAAAAAAGAGCAATCTTTTAAAAGGATGGAACGTTTGATACCACTTCCATTACCTATTTCTGAAAAGGACGTAACTGATTAA